The following coding sequences lie in one Capsicum annuum cultivar UCD-10X-F1 chromosome 5, UCD10Xv1.1, whole genome shotgun sequence genomic window:
- the LOC124898555 gene encoding uncharacterized protein LOC124898555 produces MSWDLDYVSNIWGVTEANYLDHQLTGFLAQGQGNHNQNYYNRYRDHSKERDSYWRKKDDYREKGDRYIPPDRRDATSRMEEMLTKLEWYHYKDPPLPSVEAPRHDKASINETHIMGSEKAIGGDDVVARKEVLEQMPGYVRSLCDLGSNINLIPLATFKQLGLNPPELTSMQLLMAGYTVKKLVGIFFDVIVRVDNFIFPADFVIMYCEIDTAMPIILGRPFMAIGRVMVDIEKGELKFRVNGAEATFNIQKSMKQLTKMMVVLLIDCF; encoded by the exons ATGtcttgggacttagattatgttaGTAAcatatggggtgttacagaagCAAATTATCTGGATCATCAGTTGACAGGTTTCctagcccaagggcaagggaaccaCAATCAAAACTACTATAATAGATATAGAGACCATAGTAAGGAGAGAGATAGTTACTGGAGAAAGAAGGATGACTATAGGGAGAAGGGAGATCGGTACATTCCACCCGACAGAAGAGATGCAACatcaagaatggaagagatgctgaCTAAGCTG GAGTGGTATCACTACAAGGATCCCCCACTACCTTCTGTGGAAGCACCAAGGCATGACAAGGCTTCTATTAATGAGACACATATTATGGGGTCAGAAAAGGCAATAGGTGGTGATGATGTAGTTGCAAGGAAAGAG GTGTTGgagcagatgcctggatatgTCAG atctttatgtgacttaggatcCAACATAAATTTGATCCCGTTGGCTACATTCAAGCAATTGGGTTTGAACCCTCCTGAATTAACTTCAATGCAGTTGTTGATGGCTGGCTACACAGTGAAGAAACTTGTGGGTATTTTCTTTGATGTGATTGTGAGAGTTGATAACTTTATCTTTCCAGCTGACTTTGTCATTATGTACTGTGAGATTGACACTGCGATGCCCATCATATTGGGTAGACCATTTATGGCCATTGGTAGAGTGATGGTTGACATAGAGAAAGGAGAGCTGAAATTTAGAGTCAACGGTGCGGAGGCCACATTTAATATccaaaaatcaatgaagcagctaACTAAAATGATGGTGGTGTTACTGATTGATT gtttttag